One segment of Pseudomonas sp. FP2196 DNA contains the following:
- the tssB gene encoding type VI secretion system contractile sheath small subunit: MAESTQHKLDRVRPPRVQITYDVEIGNAIEKKELPLVVGILADLSGKPLEPLAKLTERRFTEIDRDNFNDVLASIAPRATLQVNNTLSGDDSKLNIELNFKHIDDFDPVKVVEQVTPLRRLFEARQRLRDLLTKLDGNDDLDKLLRDVIANTEGLQEIKSARPDTATPAADAEAPAEPQA; the protein is encoded by the coding sequence ATGGCAGAAAGTACTCAGCACAAGCTCGACCGGGTGCGCCCGCCCCGAGTGCAAATCACTTACGACGTCGAAATCGGCAACGCCATCGAGAAAAAGGAATTGCCGCTGGTGGTCGGGATCCTCGCCGACCTCTCCGGCAAGCCGCTTGAGCCATTGGCAAAACTGACTGAACGGCGTTTTACCGAAATCGACCGAGACAACTTCAACGACGTGCTCGCCTCGATCGCTCCACGCGCAACGCTGCAGGTCAACAACACCCTCAGTGGCGACGACAGCAAGCTCAACATCGAACTCAATTTCAAACACATCGATGACTTCGACCCGGTCAAGGTGGTGGAGCAAGTCACACCGCTGCGTCGTCTGTTCGAGGCCCGTCAGCGCCTGCGTGACCTGCTGACCAAACTCGACGGCAACGATGACCTGGACAAGCTGTTGCGTGACGTGATCGCCAACACCGAAGGCTTGCAGGAAATCAAATCGGCTCGCCCAGACACCGCTACCCCGGCAGCTGATGCTGAGGCCCCGGCCGAACCGCAAGCCTGA
- a CDS encoding type VI secretion protein, translating to MSGRLFLTLAFALLAGCSFFGPKVDLDSLTLDVAPKANDDTPIAVDFIAVNDPDLLKQLSGISASQWFAGREQYQRDYRQLMSVWGLELVPGQFIDRQPFPLEGKKAAGLLVFASYNTPGAHRLRLDDQREAWLKFDSREMNLVSREN from the coding sequence GTGTCAGGACGACTTTTTCTAACGTTGGCTTTTGCGCTGCTGGCGGGCTGCTCTTTCTTTGGGCCGAAGGTGGACCTCGACAGCCTGACCCTCGACGTCGCCCCCAAGGCGAATGACGACACGCCGATTGCCGTGGACTTCATTGCCGTCAACGACCCTGACCTGCTCAAGCAACTGTCCGGCATCAGCGCCAGCCAGTGGTTTGCCGGGCGCGAGCAGTACCAGCGCGACTATCGTCAGTTGATGAGCGTGTGGGGACTGGAGCTGGTGCCGGGGCAATTCATCGATCGCCAACCCTTCCCCTTGGAGGGCAAGAAGGCGGCTGGACTTTTGGTCTTCGCCAGCTATAACACACCCGGAGCACACCGATTACGCCTCGATGATCAGCGCGAGGCATGGCTGAAATTCGACAGTCGCGAGATGAATCTGGTCAGCCGGGAAAACTGA
- the tssK gene encoding type VI secretion system baseplate subunit TssK → MSLLPDAVCWHEGMQLLPQHFQLQGLRAEALGAHLAQACNPWFWGVSHMEFDPSALSAGVVRVLSLQGTMPDGLPVDLQAGVGPTLELDVSAAIDTTDDATVTVFLAISPMWRAGQLLPLKGRMQSVVGDALPDLTSGEFPESITVWRPNPRLCTQLNKADSICLPLLKIRKEGGGFLPLSYTPPTPILLPESALARRIAGLCARAREKCLFLGGRLRQAQQAGNQDDALEIRRQLTALWACLPEVEGTLNSRIAHPQTLYVQLLGMAGAWAALDPLAGVPAFAPLDFLELQRGYDAVLQWLETTLELIRAGYRSLPFERGEQSFSIQLPDEQPSQRLVIGLRMPNGASEQAALDWLRGAIIASAPHIALLSRQRMSGLTHQAMSRNEQVAYSVGDDTRLFVITAEGAWFDAQLPLVIAAPAAKLTSSPWQVVLFVAQNSESA, encoded by the coding sequence ATGAGTCTGCTACCTGACGCGGTTTGCTGGCACGAAGGCATGCAATTGCTGCCGCAGCATTTTCAGTTGCAGGGGCTGCGCGCCGAAGCGCTCGGCGCGCATCTGGCGCAAGCCTGCAATCCGTGGTTCTGGGGCGTCAGTCATATGGAGTTCGACCCTTCGGCGCTGAGCGCCGGGGTGGTGCGGGTGTTGTCGTTGCAAGGCACGATGCCCGACGGTTTGCCGGTGGATTTGCAGGCCGGTGTCGGGCCGACGCTGGAACTGGACGTCAGCGCGGCGATCGACACCACCGACGATGCCACCGTCACCGTGTTTCTGGCGATCAGCCCGATGTGGCGCGCCGGGCAACTGCTGCCGCTCAAGGGGCGGATGCAATCAGTGGTCGGCGATGCCTTACCCGATCTCACCAGCGGCGAATTCCCCGAATCGATCACGGTCTGGCGACCTAATCCACGTCTGTGTACGCAACTGAACAAGGCCGACTCGATCTGCCTGCCCCTGCTGAAAATCCGCAAGGAGGGCGGCGGGTTTCTGCCGTTGTCCTACACACCGCCGACACCGATCCTGTTGCCGGAATCCGCACTCGCTCGGCGCATCGCCGGGCTCTGCGCGCGGGCGCGGGAGAAGTGCCTGTTTCTCGGCGGTCGCTTGCGTCAGGCGCAACAGGCCGGTAACCAGGACGATGCGCTGGAAATCCGCCGTCAGTTGACCGCGTTGTGGGCTTGTCTGCCGGAAGTCGAAGGCACGCTGAACAGCCGCATCGCTCATCCGCAAACCCTGTATGTGCAGTTGCTCGGCATGGCCGGTGCGTGGGCGGCGCTCGATCCGCTGGCCGGCGTGCCGGCGTTTGCGCCGCTGGATTTCCTTGAGTTGCAGCGCGGCTATGACGCGGTATTGCAATGGCTGGAAACCACCCTCGAACTGATCCGTGCCGGTTATCGCAGCCTGCCGTTCGAACGCGGCGAGCAGAGCTTTTCGATCCAGTTGCCGGACGAGCAGCCCAGTCAGCGCCTGGTCATCGGCCTGCGCATGCCCAACGGTGCCAGCGAGCAAGCCGCGCTCGACTGGTTGCGCGGCGCGATCATCGCTTCGGCGCCGCACATTGCCTTGCTCAGTCGTCAGCGCATGAGCGGTTTGACGCACCAGGCCATGAGCCGCAACGAGCAGGTGGCCTACAGCGTCGGCGATGACACGCGACTGTTTGTGATCACTGCCGAAGGCGCGTGGTTCGACGCGCAATTGCCGCTGGTGATCGCCGCACCGGCC